Part of the Benincasa hispida cultivar B227 chromosome 11, ASM972705v1, whole genome shotgun sequence genome, TATCATCgtcataccaaattacgtaaattgcccTTACACCAGCCTCACgaggtaaatctcgctctcgtctgATTAAACACTCTCGCTCTTCTTGAAATTCCCTGGTTTGATGTGATTGCTCGTCAGTGTACTgttgatttgacaattttcacgacGGAAGCCtcaaattaaatcaataatacctaaacacaatacaatggtgatttctttaaactttaaactccATTTCAAAGGTGATTACTTCTCTAGTTTTCGATGGTGTTTTGTTGAATGGAGATTTTTCGAACGAGGATTTCCAAGATGAGACTTTCTCAGAAAGGAATAGCTTTTTCAGAAAGGTGAATtattttgagtctgtttaattattttcGATGTGTTATTTCTGGAAATGCAACATtacgaaattttgtattgggagagagtaagaaagaggaagagtaagatagagagcgagattacgagagagaacgagattttgagagagcgagattttgagagagagcgagagtacacttcaattgcttgtacagcttaatgacaaatgttctcttgctttgtaggatgacagaaaAGTGTATATTTATTCGATTtggaggtgattgggatgagaatgaaagttcgtaCATTGAAGACAATTGAAAGGAATCATTGTGCTTATACATTGaattatgaagaacttaaatctcacaTTTACAGGGCTACAAAAGTcagttcttcagagtttgatcttatcctgaaagttaaatataatcttgaatttgaagcccctccacaatggataatggatgatgatgatgttcaCTTCCTTCTTTTACGAGAAGAGCTTAGTAGACTTCAGATAGCTGTAACATTGAAGTCTAAACAGGACGAAAGGGTTGGAATGGGGTTtggaaatgtgagttatgatgatacggCTGCGGACAGACAATACAATGAATCATATCAGTTTTGTCAagaagaggatgatattccattgtctaccaacattgatattccattgtctatcAACATTGTACCATCAACATTCgattatatggattgtggtccttcagTGGATGTGGATGTGAATGAGCAACCAGcaggattgaatgaaatggatcgtgATCATGGAGATGTACGTCGTTCTACAGCAGCTTCAGTGGTTCCACcatttgtgtcttcaagtcataggACAGAGTTGATTATGCCTGGCACCTCTTCATCTGGGACAGAGGACATTGAAGTTGGTTAACTATTTTGAGCAAAAAGgacttgaaaatgagattatctATTCGTCtatcaacaaaaattttgaatttaaggtcaggaaatcaaccaaatctttgttcactgtcaaatgcattggggagacatgtaagtgaAGCCTTCGTGCAGTCAAAATGGAAGAGTCTGgtatattcaagatcacaaagtactgCTGTTTGCACACATGTTCTATAGGAATTTTGAATCACGACCATAAACAAACAACTGCTACGGTTGTTGGTCAGCTCATCAAAGATAAGTTCACAGGCATAGGAtgtatttataaaccttgtcatattgttgaggatatgaggagagattatggtgtgaacataagttatgataaagcgtGGCATGCAAGGAAAACTGTGTATGATCTCACTAGAGGTACTCCAGAATACTCATACTccatactacatgcttatggAGAAGCGCTAAAAATAAAGAATCCGGGTACAGTTTTTGAgatcgaacttgaagatgatgtgcatttcaagtatatgtttatgaCATTAAGGtcttgtattagaggttttgCAAGTTGTCGGCCTTATTATTGTTGATAGGTCacacttgaaaggaaaatacGAAGACACTATGTTGGTTGCGGTTTCTATGGACGAGAACAATCAATTATATTCACTAACATATGCAATATTGGACAATGAAACTGATcgatcatggaaatggtttatgtcAAACTTGAAATGCAGTATCGGAGAACCCGATAATCTGGTGTTTGTGTCTGATTGGATAGTATCTATCGGTAATATTATTTATGCAATTTTTCCCacaacatttcatggattgtgcacatgGTATATAGAACAGAATCTGGTTACAAACTTTACGGATAACACGGTTGTTGGGATATTTAGAGATGCAACAAAGACATTTCGCATGACAGAGTTCCAAACAAAATTAGACGAACTCCGCAGTTTTAGAGACGGTGCTGTCACGAAATATTTGGAAGAcatcggtcttcaaaggtgggcatgggtttaccaaatagaatgaaaatatgataacatgacatcCAACAGTGCAGAGTGTTTAGATTCCTTAACTAAAGAGTATCGACTAATGCCCatagtatgcttgattgaacatgttagagAAATGTTCCAATCGTGGTTCTATGAACGTAGGAATTACTGGGCATCTCGAACGACATTGCACTCTGACTACTGTGAACCCCGATTGGCAAGTGAAGCTGATAAGGGCAGACGATATCGGGTGGAGCTTATTGATTGTTATCGGGTACACGTGCGAGATATATGAATGGATAACGGTATGTCAACTTCACACGAAGGATGCCACGTTAAGGAATTCGAACTCACATGTATTCCCGTGTTCCCATGCAATTGTGTGCtgccaaggaaagaaatataccCATCCACATCTTTGCAATTGATTTATACAGTGATTTCTAATGACTGCGTATGCGGAGCCTATAAATTCACTTGGccacatatctgaatggaaaAGACCTTCTGGATACGTAGAAAAGATTATCTCCTCCGAAGTTTATGCCACAAGCCGGACGATAgagagtgagaagaataccATCTAGAGAGAATTTTCGCAGACAAATAAAATGTGGTCGATGTGGAATTATAGGCATAACCACAAAATTGTACTGAACCGCTTACAACCGTGCGACATGGAAAATGCCAGAGACTGAGACACAAACACCCTCATCCAGTTAGTTAAATATACATTGATCATTTTTCATACGTCATGCTGTTAACATACTCATACTTTTATActgtaacatacttcatactttttcatacttcatacttgtaCCACTTCATACTTTCACTTTcatcttgtaaacaaaaaacaataacaagctgTGAGTATTTATATAATACAATAATTCATACTCTCTCATCTTCATACTCGTAACAAAAATGgataacttcatactctctcaatcttcatacttgtaaacaaaaacaataacttcatatactctctcaatcttcatacttgtaaaaaatgataaacttcatattctctcaatctcactctttctcacatctcgctctctcgaacATCTCGCTCTCCATGAATCTCGCACTCTCGCACAATCTCGCTTCTTTGAACATTTCAGAtggggtaaattgtttaccataTCACGTGTCGTGTGGTTGCGTGATCGCGTAGGCGTGGAGTAGGTGAAttgtagtgggagcatgtgatgctcgtcgtttagtagaaggcgcgtgctagacgatcgcgtagttagcaagcttcatcgcttaggcgatggtgcttcgcgacatcgtagtcgcttagacgatcgcggaaggcAAGCGTTGTGCGGAGcgcgctaaatgatcgtgtacttcaggcttcatcacttagtaaaggtacacgatcgtgcactaataactaaacgatcgtttagatttgtctagacaatcgtatagtaaagctaaacaatcgtttaactctaagagcgctggtaagcgatatagcaaagagtttgttttatcgtctagatgatcgtgGGGtgttttaatgcaattttacccggttcatcaacttttattgcttatacatgtgatgtatggtacttatatgccaaagtgtttgtcatatagttaaaaatctctcactctcttaatctcgctctctcaatctttgaactttgaactttgaaccatATAATGTTCTAAGCCCAATTAtgcatgttctgataaaattctaatattgaactttgaattttgaacttacataaaaaatacatgttcaattatacaatgaaaagagcagtagctccattatacataaaaaatgcatgttctgataaaattatgatattgaactttgaactttcataaaaaatatatgttcaattatacaatgaatgtttttatatacataaaaaataaatgaatgtttttacatacataaaaaataaatgaatatttttacatacataaaaaataaatgaatgtttttacatacataaaaaataaatgaatgtttttacatacataaaaaaaatgaatgtttttacttatataaaaaaaatgaatctttttacatatatatatataaaaaaatgaatgtttttacatacataaaaaatacaataaaaaaatacatgttctatacatataaaaaatatagagtGTTTGCTCATAGTTGACATGCTAATTGCATCCTATATTCACTCATCTTCTCCTGAGTGATTACAAATGGATCAGCACCAGTCACCTGGTGTTCCAGTAGTTTGATTGCGAAGATGCCACAATCAAGCGATCCGTGTTATATGTCGAAGTTCATAGGTCGCACAATTTTCCAACGGGCTGTGAATAGATCCGACTTTGAACAATCCACGTCACAGTAGTGAAGTAAAGATGATACTGTGACCGTCAATGGCTCTAGCCAATTCACCAGCTTTGTCATTGATGTATGACGGAAGTGAATCGAACACGAATATGTGGCCTCTATTAATGTCCATTGCAAAGACCATCCAGTGGTCACTGATATTCATCGCCGTATAAACGAAATCCACATCTGCCCATTTGACATCGAATTTACCGGTGACGTAGTCTTTATACGTGTCTTCATCTTCCCATGCTAGGGCAGCCTCTAGAAGTGACTTATTCTTTATAAGTTTAAATACCTCGCCACGAGTATTAAGGTGACTCTctcaaataaaatgagaagttaagtaaAGAAGTAAAGACCAGGAAACTTAACGAAATGAGAAATTAAGAAacgaaatatcaaaatttaccgATACACTAATTGACAAGATGGTGAACTTGTGCATGCACATGTCGAGTCGggtataaaatttatctttcataaaataaaataaagtatttatggttTACACGAAAAATTAATATGTCAGTAAAAGTACAAGATAGCCAACATGTAAAGACGTAAAGACTAAGACACTTACATcgcactcgaccaatgaattcagGGTAATCAATTCCTTGAAGAATTGGTTGGCGAGTGGTTTAAAGGAGTTCTCTCGAACCTCGTTTTTCGTATTGTCATCCGAGATCCAACCCATCATTTCTGTAAGGATATTGTGTGGAACATCGTGTGCTACGTTATATGTGACGATCAATCTGGATATTGATGTAGCTACACCTGGGAGAGGATGTTTAaccacacttttcttctttacttaggCTAGGGATGTATATTTATCAACAGATTTTCTCTTACGACTAACTCTTCGAGATTCCTACATAAACAGATAACAAAACATTactcatcaagaaatataaatatataaacaaagattactgatcaataaattactcacCAGTAGAACTCCTTCTGTGGTCGTAACAATCCCAGAAGTGTCAGAATTTGGGATGCCAGACATGTCAACCTCTGTATGTGGCATGGTGAATAAGGCAGACATGTCGGGCTCTGTTTGTGGGACGTTGGCCTGTATAGGTTCGACGTCAATTGGTGATGTCGTGGCAGTGGTGGTATCGGGCTGTACAGGGGGTGTGGGAGTATGTGAAGTAGTGGTATCGAGCTGTAGAGGGGGGATAGGGATATGAGTGTCAGAGGCAGTCGCAGTCGTATCAGGATCCCGAGATGGGATGTGTGACCTGGTCGTCTCCTCATTCACCGTGGAACCGTTTAGTTAGTAAAGTAAAATGATGAGTTCACGAACACGTAAAAACTAAACATATAAGACATAAAATGATGCAAACCTTGCACATAGACTGCAACAATGACAGGATGGCCGACAATTGCCCTTTCATATCAGTCATGTTTTCCTCCATATTAGATACACAACTATCTAAACCTGATATACGACCATTCAACCTCAATAGTGAGCTGTTAATGGACCACAGGTACGAATAAATAGACTCGTCGGGATTGGCTTCCTCCCTACGGCGGGCAGCACGCTCAGGACACTCCTCATCCACAGGTCGCTCTCTGTCGGAGTCCGCAAGATAGACATCAAGTTGGTTCAATCGTCCTTCTCGCGTACGTCCCCCATCATATCATGGAACATATCATCACTAAGTGTGTATGTCCCTCCTTCCACACTTCCATATTCAG contains:
- the LOC120091048 gene encoding uncharacterized protein LOC120091048, with the protein product MRMKVRTLKTIERNHCAYTLNYEELKSHIYRATKVSSSEFDLILKVKYNLEFEAPPQWIMDDDDVHFLLLREELSRLQIAVTLKSKQDERVGMGFGNVSYDDTAADRQYNESYQFCQEEDDIPLSTNIDIPLSINIVPSTFDYMDCGPSVDVDVNEQPAGLNEMDRDHGDVRRSTAASVVPPFVSSSHRTELIMPGTSSSGTEDIEVG